Proteins encoded in a region of the Stieleria neptunia genome:
- a CDS encoding HD-GYP domain-containing protein has product MFSQPSPSTDPTPSITFCGDPSAVSTGPDASPNVLASEVDQLADALAARFEELTLIHGLTQRLASSLTLTEQSNQVARSLLDELAPCIASSILAIHLFPGAGPEESTTDRSAMLPLRYSDEIFEIVGHPIADSELVAIVQATRAKSKQRTGDSEGVALVNDLQLGNGNRLRAVVVPIHRGTTSLGQMVAIRTVDQPEFGTIEADMMSSTSTMLAVHLLNQQQYQQMQGMFESMIQSLASALDAKDAYTCGHSNRVAELSFQLAARLGYDDHALANIRMGGILHDIGKIGVDDSVLRKPTRLTDEEFEQIKRHPVLGYDILKGIEQFRPILPAVRHHHESWDGSGYPDGLAGNDIPRDAQIVAVADAFDAMSSDRPYRPGMEIEKVVKIFREGRGIQWAADVVDTLLSLPNLQQHS; this is encoded by the coding sequence ATGTTTTCGCAACCGTCGCCATCGACCGACCCCACGCCGTCGATCACGTTTTGCGGTGATCCATCAGCGGTTTCAACCGGCCCGGATGCCAGCCCCAACGTCCTGGCGTCGGAAGTCGATCAACTGGCCGATGCGTTGGCGGCCCGGTTCGAAGAATTGACCCTGATCCATGGTTTGACTCAACGCCTGGCCAGCAGTTTGACGCTGACCGAGCAATCGAATCAAGTCGCACGTTCGCTGTTGGATGAACTGGCGCCCTGCATCGCCTCGTCGATTCTCGCGATCCATCTGTTCCCAGGGGCGGGGCCGGAGGAAAGCACCACGGATCGATCGGCGATGCTGCCGCTGCGTTATTCCGATGAGATTTTCGAAATCGTCGGACACCCGATCGCCGACAGCGAACTGGTCGCCATCGTGCAGGCCACGCGGGCGAAATCCAAGCAACGCACCGGTGATTCGGAGGGCGTCGCGCTGGTCAACGATTTGCAACTGGGCAACGGAAACCGTCTGCGCGCCGTCGTGGTTCCGATTCATCGCGGAACGACTTCGTTGGGGCAAATGGTTGCGATTCGTACGGTGGACCAGCCCGAATTCGGAACGATCGAAGCCGACATGATGTCGTCGACATCGACCATGCTCGCCGTCCATCTGCTGAACCAACAGCAGTACCAGCAGATGCAGGGCATGTTCGAAAGCATGATTCAATCCCTCGCTTCGGCGTTGGATGCGAAAGACGCCTACACCTGTGGACACAGCAATCGCGTCGCAGAACTCTCGTTCCAACTCGCCGCACGCCTCGGTTATGACGACCATGCCCTGGCGAACATCCGGATGGGCGGCATCCTGCACGACATCGGAAAGATCGGAGTCGACGATTCGGTGTTGCGCAAGCCCACGCGGTTGACCGACGAAGAGTTTGAACAGATCAAACGGCATCCCGTGTTGGGCTATGACATCTTGAAAGGGATCGAACAATTCCGTCCAATCTTGCCGGCGGTGCGACACCACCACGAGTCTTGGGACGGATCGGGCTACCCCGACGGACTCGCCGGGAACGACATCCCGCGTGACGCCCAAATCGTGGCCGTTGCCGACGCCTTCGACGCGATGTCCAGCGATCGGCCTTACCGACCCGGCATGGAAATCGAAAAAGTGGTGAAGATCTTTCGCGAAGGACGAGGCATCCAGTGGGCCGCTGACGTCGTCGACACCCTGCTCAGCCTGCCGAATCTACAGCAACACTCCTAG
- a CDS encoding DUF1559 family PulG-like putative transporter: MHSISCRWSPKDHAACRSVRWMGAIVGAVCSLNAIAVTANAVDPSTVLSVVDENAIAIVRIDPQSFHQLPDAESAYLRLAGNSLPEHTRKAIDPVLEMKDLTEAYLLFSASETSQVPFTRDPIVVMSADTDQTVAVGDGGDGLGQTKKVGSAMVAGNLARLNFDRLGKPSEARKVFRAAFSALDPAPLQFAVYLNADRRRSIKEFGLADLERLFPIDTNQLAEVDWISGAAYPAGAAGIEFIFHVADGEDASATKTAIRKSLQERISAPLEIQKSSDVNDRTLRIQLGADAGSRQLQTWSMEARRKIANARLRRIALGLHNYHSAYSRLPSPVIADKSSKPLLSWRVALLPFLGKAEYKLYQSFRLNEPWDSEHNRPLADQMPDVFAVDASAANGNRSTVAIPVGEGLFFDGDEPKFRDIIDGLSNTIMVFETSDKHAEIWTKPANPTPSQSNLDEVLGGHFGDEAVVVHGDGSVHWIKPQSLGQSLWGRFTRNGKEPYE; encoded by the coding sequence ATGCATTCAATATCTTGTCGTTGGAGTCCGAAAGATCATGCGGCATGCCGAAGCGTCCGTTGGATGGGTGCGATTGTCGGTGCAGTCTGCTCATTGAACGCGATCGCAGTGACGGCCAACGCGGTGGATCCATCCACCGTACTTTCCGTCGTCGATGAAAACGCGATCGCGATTGTTCGCATCGACCCCCAATCGTTCCACCAATTGCCGGACGCCGAATCGGCTTATCTGCGGTTGGCCGGAAACTCCTTGCCCGAGCACACGCGGAAGGCGATCGATCCTGTCTTGGAAATGAAGGATTTGACGGAAGCCTATCTGCTGTTCAGTGCGTCCGAGACGAGCCAGGTGCCATTCACTCGCGATCCAATCGTTGTCATGTCCGCAGACACGGATCAGACGGTGGCGGTGGGTGATGGTGGCGACGGCTTGGGGCAGACCAAGAAGGTCGGGTCAGCCATGGTCGCCGGCAATCTGGCGAGGTTAAACTTTGATCGTTTAGGGAAGCCGTCCGAAGCCCGGAAAGTTTTCCGCGCCGCCTTCTCGGCTCTCGATCCGGCGCCTCTGCAGTTTGCCGTTTATCTCAATGCTGATCGTCGACGGTCGATCAAGGAGTTCGGTCTTGCCGATCTGGAACGCTTGTTCCCCATCGATACCAATCAGCTTGCCGAAGTGGATTGGATCTCCGGCGCTGCCTATCCGGCCGGAGCGGCGGGCATCGAATTCATCTTTCACGTCGCCGACGGCGAAGACGCCAGCGCGACAAAAACCGCGATTCGCAAAAGCCTCCAGGAGCGGATTTCCGCGCCGCTTGAGATCCAAAAAAGCAGCGATGTCAATGATCGCACCCTCCGAATACAGTTGGGTGCCGATGCGGGGAGCCGCCAATTGCAGACCTGGTCGATGGAGGCGAGACGGAAAATCGCAAACGCGCGACTGCGACGGATTGCGTTGGGATTGCACAACTATCACTCCGCCTATAGCCGACTCCCTTCTCCCGTGATCGCCGACAAAAGCAGCAAACCGCTACTCAGTTGGCGAGTCGCGTTGTTGCCGTTCCTGGGCAAAGCCGAATACAAGCTTTATCAATCGTTTCGTCTGAACGAACCGTGGGACAGCGAACACAACCGTCCGCTTGCGGATCAAATGCCGGATGTCTTTGCCGTCGATGCATCCGCCGCAAATGGAAACCGTTCGACCGTTGCCATCCCTGTCGGCGAGGGACTGTTTTTCGACGGCGACGAGCCCAAGTTCCGCGACATCATCGACGGACTCTCGAACACGATCATGGTGTTCGAAACGTCCGACAAACACGCCGAGATCTGGACTAAGCCTGCCAATCCGACGCCGTCGCAATCGAACCTGGATGAAGTGCTCGGAGGCCACTTCGGCGACGAGGCGGTTGTGGTTCACGGCGACGGATCGGTTCACTGGATCAAACCCCAGTCCTTAGGCCAATCACTCTGGGGACGGTTCACCCGAAACGGAAAGGAACCGTACGAGTGA
- a CDS encoding right-handed parallel beta-helix repeat-containing protein codes for MNEHGRLKLQTLSSWIGCLIINLICIAATSSATDSLGVAPYDDDVYRPYVAAGVRPSDEDVRLHTDMFLPLFWNDSSLLFADVRGQFADVGGGEGNWGLAIRHLMDCECILGAYGFYDLKQSANGNWFQQGTIGAELLTRRFDLRVNGYLPEGGSETAVAPTAVISNGNLVVQNNEERAYQGFDGEVGALLWRKPQWCDSEIRGFAGFFHFDTDSVNARSVAGPRLRAEWRCYDLPWLGLDSRLTLGVQYQHDDVRGDQSAGVIAVRLPLGTDRGRSRRMCVMQRRMTDVIVRDIDVVTQATPTPGGQEAALHAEHDFAIGSVTVLDAETDDVPDAVATSTTDTVILDGSAGELELGNSIVVQDGQNLLGGGFMVKGADTGAVARFGTPIHLRGSDETQSVIVMANNARVGHFSIEGGLHGISSDNGTGYDDLVNVHLFDNEVSDAADDGFRFAVLDADSSLTGNRAFDNAEAGFWIDDNNGILDRNTSQDNRAAGFVIASNSGTVTANRATENGEQGYLLAYNDGLIFQNEAIENTMSGFVVGFNDGDISENESTDNASSGFEVETNNGLVSDNVAFDNFLDGFWFEDNYDTIQDNVSVFNFGNGFTLNDTAGTISGNYAGSNSFNGFEFRNNFGDFEDNMAEQNGSNGFDFKHNAGTIARNQAIGNDDDGYDFSYNLDTFSDNEAISNWNDGFQFYSNDHLMTGNQAIGNAEDGFYFNQNNGLFDDNYAEGNFDDGVDLVENFGTVSNNESNDNADQGYTGINSGTSSGNVGSGNAGGDDF; via the coding sequence GTGAACGAACATGGACGTCTCAAGCTTCAAACGCTTTCGTCATGGATCGGCTGCCTGATCATCAACCTGATCTGTATCGCTGCGACGTCGTCTGCGACCGATTCGTTAGGCGTTGCCCCCTATGATGACGATGTTTACCGACCGTATGTGGCGGCAGGGGTTCGCCCGAGTGACGAAGACGTGCGGTTGCACACCGACATGTTCCTCCCGTTGTTTTGGAATGACTCCAGCCTGCTGTTCGCCGACGTGCGGGGACAGTTTGCTGATGTGGGTGGTGGAGAAGGAAATTGGGGCCTGGCGATTCGACATCTGATGGACTGTGAGTGCATTCTGGGCGCCTATGGCTTTTATGACTTGAAACAATCCGCCAATGGCAATTGGTTTCAACAGGGGACGATCGGTGCGGAACTGTTGACGCGGCGATTTGATTTGCGGGTCAACGGCTACCTGCCCGAAGGCGGTTCTGAAACTGCGGTTGCGCCGACGGCCGTGATTTCAAACGGCAACCTGGTGGTCCAGAACAACGAAGAGCGAGCCTATCAGGGGTTTGACGGCGAAGTCGGTGCGTTGCTATGGCGAAAGCCGCAATGGTGCGACAGCGAAATCCGAGGGTTTGCCGGCTTTTTTCATTTCGACACCGATTCGGTTAACGCGCGTTCGGTGGCCGGACCGCGTCTGCGTGCCGAATGGCGCTGCTACGATTTGCCTTGGTTGGGGCTCGATTCTCGATTGACGCTGGGCGTCCAATACCAGCATGACGACGTCCGCGGCGATCAGTCCGCTGGCGTCATCGCCGTCCGTTTGCCGCTGGGGACCGATCGCGGACGATCGCGACGCATGTGCGTGATGCAACGCCGGATGACGGACGTCATCGTCCGCGACATCGACGTGGTCACACAAGCGACGCCGACGCCGGGCGGTCAAGAAGCGGCATTGCACGCCGAACACGACTTCGCCATCGGTTCGGTCACAGTCCTGGATGCCGAGACGGACGATGTTCCCGACGCCGTCGCAACGTCGACGACCGACACGGTCATTCTGGATGGTTCCGCCGGTGAACTGGAACTGGGCAACTCGATCGTCGTGCAAGACGGACAGAACTTGCTGGGCGGCGGGTTTATGGTCAAGGGTGCTGACACGGGCGCCGTGGCACGTTTCGGAACCCCGATCCATCTTCGCGGCAGCGACGAGACCCAATCGGTGATCGTTATGGCAAACAACGCCCGGGTCGGCCACTTCAGCATCGAGGGCGGACTGCACGGAATTTCCAGCGACAACGGCACGGGTTACGACGATCTGGTCAACGTCCATCTGTTTGACAACGAAGTCTCCGACGCGGCCGATGATGGGTTCCGTTTCGCGGTGCTGGACGCAGACAGTTCGTTGACGGGAAACCGCGCCTTTGACAACGCCGAAGCCGGCTTCTGGATCGACGACAACAACGGAATACTTGATCGAAACACGTCACAAGACAATCGCGCAGCGGGGTTCGTGATCGCATCCAACAGCGGTACGGTCACGGCGAATCGCGCCACGGAAAACGGCGAACAGGGCTACCTGCTGGCCTACAACGACGGCTTGATCTTCCAGAACGAAGCGATCGAGAACACGATGTCCGGTTTCGTGGTGGGCTTCAACGACGGCGACATCAGCGAGAACGAATCGACCGACAACGCTTCGTCCGGGTTCGAAGTGGAAACCAACAACGGCCTGGTCAGCGACAACGTCGCCTTCGACAATTTCCTAGACGGTTTCTGGTTCGAAGACAACTACGACACGATCCAAGACAACGTGTCCGTTTTCAACTTTGGAAACGGATTTACACTCAACGATACCGCGGGCACGATCAGCGGAAACTATGCCGGATCGAACTCGTTCAACGGTTTCGAGTTCCGCAACAATTTCGGCGATTTCGAAGACAACATGGCTGAACAGAATGGATCCAATGGGTTTGATTTCAAGCACAATGCGGGAACGATTGCGCGAAACCAAGCGATCGGCAACGACGACGACGGATACGATTTCTCCTACAACCTTGACACGTTCAGCGACAACGAAGCGATCAGCAACTGGAACGATGGCTTTCAGTTCTATAGCAACGATCACCTGATGACGGGAAACCAAGCGATCGGAAATGCCGAAGACGGTTTCTACTTCAATCAAAACAACGGCTTGTTCGACGACAACTATGCCGAGGGTAACTTTGACGACGGGGTCGATCTGGTCGAGAACTTTGGAACGGTTTCCAACAACGAGTCCAACGACAACGCCGACCAGGGCTACACGGGGATCAACAGCGGCACGTCGTCAGGCAACGTGGGAAGCGGCAACGCGGGTGGCGATGACTTCTGA
- the xseA gene encoding exodeoxyribonuclease VII large subunit, with the protein MNERFESESDGLTQAVSVSELNHQLKAVVEGTFPMMWVAGEVTDVAKPRSGHVYFTLKDDDSQIRAVMWRNVASRLKFDLENGQSILCFGGLEIYTVRGTYQIVVRKAQPQGVGTLQLAFEKLKARLNAEGLFSYERKKPLPSHPRRIGVITSPSGAAVHDFLVAAENRMIGAEIFVIPAQVQGSGAAETIVRGLEAAAMMRPKLDVVVVARGGGSLEDLWCFNEEPVVRAIAQCPVPTVSAVGHEVDVTLADLAADVRALTPTDAATKVFADRSGIVQRVNDLTRRLGRAMQYELERRHVALESLASHPAMSKPMEMVHLRSRLVDEFDQRAKQAMDRRLQQSKSDVATLAASLDALSPLSTLARGYSVTSDRDGNAISNASELTIGQRVTTRLAGGSFESVVDKIDPA; encoded by the coding sequence TTGAATGAACGCTTTGAATCCGAATCGGACGGGCTGACGCAAGCCGTTTCCGTCAGCGAGCTGAACCATCAGCTCAAGGCGGTCGTCGAAGGCACGTTCCCGATGATGTGGGTTGCCGGCGAAGTGACCGACGTGGCCAAGCCACGCAGCGGACACGTCTATTTCACCCTCAAGGATGACGACTCGCAAATCCGTGCCGTGATGTGGCGCAATGTGGCATCGCGTTTGAAGTTCGATTTGGAAAACGGCCAGTCCATCCTGTGTTTCGGCGGTCTGGAAATCTACACCGTCCGCGGCACCTATCAGATCGTCGTCCGCAAAGCCCAGCCGCAAGGCGTCGGGACACTTCAGCTGGCGTTTGAAAAACTGAAAGCACGCCTGAACGCCGAAGGACTGTTTTCTTATGAACGCAAAAAGCCACTGCCGAGTCATCCGCGACGGATCGGTGTGATCACCAGCCCCAGCGGCGCGGCGGTTCACGACTTTCTGGTCGCCGCGGAAAACCGCATGATCGGTGCGGAAATTTTTGTGATCCCGGCGCAAGTTCAAGGCAGCGGCGCCGCCGAAACGATCGTCCGCGGTTTAGAGGCCGCGGCGATGATGCGTCCCAAGTTGGACGTCGTCGTCGTCGCACGCGGCGGCGGCAGCCTGGAAGACCTGTGGTGTTTCAATGAAGAACCGGTCGTGCGGGCGATCGCCCAGTGCCCGGTCCCCACGGTGTCGGCGGTGGGCCACGAAGTCGACGTGACACTGGCCGACTTGGCCGCCGACGTCCGCGCCCTGACACCGACCGACGCGGCCACGAAAGTGTTTGCCGATCGGTCCGGGATCGTTCAACGCGTCAACGATTTGACACGTCGCCTGGGACGGGCGATGCAATACGAACTCGAGCGACGACACGTTGCACTCGAATCGCTCGCCAGCCATCCGGCGATGTCCAAGCCGATGGAAATGGTGCACCTGCGGTCGCGGTTGGTCGATGAGTTCGATCAACGCGCCAAGCAGGCGATGGATCGGCGTTTGCAGCAATCCAAATCCGACGTCGCAACCCTCGCGGCAAGCCTGGATGCGCTCTCACCGCTCAGCACCCTGGCCAGGGGATACAGCGTGACCAGCGACCGTGACGGCAACGCGATCAGCAATGCCTCTGAGTTGACGATCGGACAGCGCGTCACCACGCGTTTGGCGGGCGGCTCGTTCGAATCCGTCGTGGACAAGATCGATCCCGCCTAG
- a CDS encoding outer membrane protein assembly factor BamB family protein, protein MVLFAFAPPIGAPVECNAEELMSPRTAVRLGLEEVWRRQMRVPAGAGSIVDQQIIVHEADPQEFVEVVTKATEGQEPTVLFQIPTDQIGSDGMPIGKEEAERLARREVRMMERRYPDLSVTSKTVPRIKLYTAANNGTLECRDAETGTPIWMTQVGDAQLNFGRMGIDDAFVTITNGGNLIKIDATNGEPITTVRTTSMPLYGAIHAGDFSLVPTIRNGVEGYPLRDITRDPFMEIVSGLALEPPTKSPTSSKIAWATDRGFVYVMELSGEPSVLFRLNTDGIVSGRIASADGDRFFFGSESGQVYGVRATRTGRVLWSQPYGEPFYKAPFLVNGLVLLPSAYGNLFAIDEQTGLGVWDRAIPNVDEIIGGFGNLLFVRLLSQSFAAIDLEAGKIVDVDNSLKPIKLLVNRSTDRLYLVNSIGTVQCLRATGANSPTIRRATDSGDPEDAEEGTDAPEAAAPVVPATDPFGAGGDPFGAGAADPFGAGNAGGAEMADPFGAPADAGNDPFGGDPFGN, encoded by the coding sequence ATGGTCTTGTTCGCCTTTGCGCCTCCGATCGGCGCGCCGGTCGAGTGCAACGCCGAGGAATTGATGTCGCCCCGGACCGCGGTTCGATTGGGATTGGAAGAGGTCTGGCGGCGGCAAATGCGAGTTCCCGCCGGTGCCGGGTCCATCGTCGATCAACAGATCATCGTCCACGAAGCCGACCCGCAAGAGTTTGTCGAGGTGGTCACCAAGGCGACCGAGGGCCAGGAGCCGACGGTTCTGTTTCAAATTCCGACCGATCAAATCGGTTCCGATGGAATGCCGATCGGTAAAGAGGAAGCCGAACGACTGGCCCGACGCGAAGTGAGGATGATGGAGCGTCGGTACCCGGATCTGTCGGTCACGTCCAAAACGGTACCGCGCATCAAGCTTTACACCGCGGCCAACAACGGGACGCTGGAATGCCGCGACGCCGAAACCGGGACCCCGATTTGGATGACCCAGGTCGGCGACGCTCAGCTGAACTTTGGACGGATGGGAATCGACGACGCATTCGTCACGATCACCAACGGCGGCAATCTGATCAAGATCGACGCCACCAACGGCGAACCGATCACCACCGTGCGGACCACCAGCATGCCGCTTTACGGCGCGATCCATGCCGGCGACTTTTCCTTGGTGCCGACCATCCGCAACGGCGTCGAAGGCTACCCGCTGCGGGACATCACCCGGGACCCGTTCATGGAAATCGTTTCCGGGTTGGCGCTCGAGCCGCCGACCAAATCGCCGACGTCATCGAAAATTGCATGGGCGACCGATCGGGGATTCGTCTACGTGATGGAGCTTTCCGGCGAACCGTCGGTCCTGTTCCGTCTGAACACCGACGGAATCGTCAGCGGACGCATCGCCTCGGCCGACGGCGATCGATTTTTCTTCGGCAGCGAATCGGGGCAGGTCTACGGGGTGCGTGCGACGCGAACCGGGCGTGTGTTGTGGAGCCAACCTTACGGTGAACCCTTCTACAAGGCTCCATTTTTGGTCAACGGACTCGTGCTTTTGCCTTCCGCTTACGGCAATCTCTTCGCCATCGACGAACAGACCGGCTTGGGGGTTTGGGATCGGGCGATCCCGAATGTCGACGAAATCATTGGCGGGTTTGGCAACTTGCTCTTCGTCCGACTTCTCAGCCAGAGCTTTGCCGCCATCGATTTGGAAGCCGGCAAAATCGTCGACGTCGACAACTCGCTCAAGCCGATCAAGTTGCTCGTCAATCGCAGCACCGATCGGTTGTACCTGGTCAATTCCATCGGGACGGTACAGTGCCTGCGAGCGACCGGCGCGAACAGCCCGACCATCCGACGCGCCACCGATAGCGGTGATCCAGAGGACGCCGAGGAAGGGACCGACGCACCCGAAGCCGCGGCACCGGTCGTTCCGGCAACCGATCCCTTCGGCGCCGGGGGCGACCCCTTCGGAGCCGGCGCGGCCGACCCCTTCGGCGCGGGGAATGCCGGTGGTGCCGAAATGGCCGACCCGTTTGGGGCACCCGCCGACGCCGGAAACGACCCCTTCGGCGGTGATCCATTTGGAAATTGA
- a CDS encoding TonB-dependent receptor — MRRTSRILSRFDRRKPITARPLAMSSALFLMAAFVGPLADQQASGQTFPEPDGASQDVSQPDEAEALKESLQQPIAPGRGAANADAKPSGNTTDLAADARLGKLFGAVNQVDDLPPSREVLANSPASDAVLRAEALGRRTSDLGDLLRRSKSAHGISVQNRTPIITDTRVRGQRVGQVLASGSYWAPARMDLDTMMSKIDSRLVQDVVLIKGPYASRYGPGFRFVDLEFLQSPRFEQGYEGHGSTSVTYNTNGEQLYGRQSYWGGNEDYGFHISYGHRTGNDYETGQDDFFIPASYKSRDLFVAFGFDLTDHQKLELNLLRLDQTDVEFPGLVTDLNFLVTDGYEVTYTNDMPHFADRFTAEVWYNRTRFEGDTRRPAKHRQIPLLRQTFYPSSFGADDGLTVTDGDALSGGYRLESTFDTNSGQIALGTDLIYLNQELNEFDVYDPDTNDNNYPIPRSDSLDIGLYLENLSQVTEDVLVTGGVRLDGVFTDSRDTVVGVEDPLSELEDTTLDKDFFLGAAFLTATRQLGRGWTANAGVGFAMRQPTLTEMYSEYTYIGSLQRGLTFLDGDPDLDPERLYQYDLGIQYQQESVQLGAHVHHAYIEDYITYDLLDPAGTTDGFQTGARFVNTDLATLWGMEAYGQTDLTQMFSVFGIVTYLEGRDRSRLDPARLSAFDSRSANDTVDAEPLPGIAPLEGRLGVLIQDPSPQRRWGVELFARVVDNQDQVAATLEEVATPGFTVYNIRTYRRFGALLVTSGIENVTDKFYREHLDYRSGLGVFRPGIGFYTGAELTY, encoded by the coding sequence ATGCGTCGAACCTCAAGAATTCTCTCTCGCTTCGATCGACGAAAACCGATCACGGCACGACCGCTGGCGATGTCATCTGCGTTGTTCCTGATGGCGGCATTCGTCGGCCCGCTCGCGGACCAACAAGCGTCCGGACAGACCTTTCCCGAACCCGACGGGGCGTCACAGGACGTTTCGCAGCCAGACGAAGCGGAGGCGTTGAAGGAATCGCTTCAACAGCCGATCGCCCCGGGACGAGGGGCCGCAAACGCCGATGCGAAACCAAGCGGCAACACGACGGATTTGGCGGCCGACGCGCGACTCGGCAAACTGTTCGGCGCGGTCAATCAAGTGGACGATCTGCCGCCTTCTCGAGAGGTGTTGGCCAACTCGCCCGCCTCCGATGCCGTCTTGCGTGCCGAAGCGTTGGGGCGTCGCACGTCCGACTTGGGTGACTTGCTACGACGCTCCAAATCCGCGCATGGGATCTCCGTGCAAAACCGAACTCCGATCATCACCGACACACGGGTTCGCGGTCAACGCGTCGGCCAGGTGCTCGCCTCGGGCTCCTATTGGGCGCCCGCTCGGATGGACCTGGACACGATGATGAGCAAGATCGACTCGCGGCTGGTCCAAGACGTCGTTCTGATCAAAGGGCCGTACGCCAGTCGCTACGGGCCGGGCTTTCGCTTCGTCGACTTGGAATTTCTTCAATCACCTCGTTTCGAACAGGGGTACGAGGGACACGGATCAACCAGTGTGACGTACAACACCAACGGCGAACAACTTTATGGCCGCCAGTCGTACTGGGGCGGCAACGAAGACTACGGATTCCATATCAGCTACGGCCATCGGACCGGCAACGACTACGAAACCGGCCAAGACGACTTCTTCATCCCCGCCAGCTACAAGTCGCGTGACCTGTTCGTGGCGTTCGGTTTTGACTTGACCGATCACCAGAAACTTGAGCTGAACCTGTTACGGCTCGATCAAACCGATGTCGAGTTTCCCGGATTGGTCACCGACCTGAACTTCTTGGTCACCGACGGCTACGAGGTCACGTACACCAACGACATGCCCCACTTTGCCGATCGATTCACCGCCGAGGTCTGGTACAACCGGACGCGATTCGAAGGCGACACCCGTCGTCCCGCAAAGCATCGCCAAATCCCCTTGCTGCGACAGACGTTTTATCCGTCTTCCTTCGGCGCCGACGACGGACTGACCGTGACCGATGGCGACGCGTTGTCGGGCGGCTATCGGCTGGAATCCACCTTTGACACGAATTCGGGCCAGATCGCGTTGGGAACCGACCTGATCTATTTGAACCAGGAACTCAACGAATTTGACGTCTACGACCCGGACACCAACGACAACAACTACCCGATCCCACGCAGTGATTCGCTGGACATCGGACTCTATCTGGAGAACCTGTCCCAAGTCACCGAGGACGTCTTGGTGACCGGGGGCGTTCGCCTGGATGGTGTCTTCACCGATTCGCGAGACACGGTCGTCGGTGTCGAGGATCCCTTGAGCGAACTCGAAGACACGACGCTCGACAAGGACTTCTTTCTCGGCGCGGCTTTCTTAACCGCCACACGGCAACTCGGACGCGGATGGACCGCCAACGCAGGTGTGGGGTTCGCCATGCGGCAGCCGACGCTGACGGAAATGTACTCCGAATACACCTACATCGGTTCCCTGCAACGCGGCTTGACGTTCCTGGACGGTGACCCCGACTTGGACCCCGAACGGTTGTACCAATACGACTTAGGCATTCAGTACCAACAAGAATCCGTTCAACTCGGTGCCCATGTCCATCATGCGTACATCGAAGATTACATCACCTACGACCTGCTTGACCCGGCCGGAACCACCGACGGGTTCCAGACCGGGGCCCGTTTCGTCAACACCGATTTGGCAACGTTGTGGGGCATGGAGGCCTATGGGCAAACCGACCTGACCCAGATGTTCTCGGTGTTCGGGATCGTCACCTATTTGGAAGGCCGCGATCGCAGTCGTCTCGACCCCGCCCGGTTGTCCGCCTTCGATTCCCGTAGTGCCAACGATACCGTCGATGCGGAACCGTTGCCCGGCATCGCCCCCTTGGAAGGCCGATTGGGAGTGTTGATCCAAGACCCGTCCCCTCAGCGACGCTGGGGTGTGGAACTGTTCGCCCGAGTGGTCGACAATCAAGACCAAGTGGCGGCGACGTTGGAAGAAGTCGCGACCCCGGGATTCACCGTTTACAACATCCGCACCTATCGACGTTTCGGGGCTCTGCTGGTCACCAGCGGGATCGAAAACGTGACCGACAAATTCTACCGCGAACACCTCGACTATCGGTCGGGCTTGGGAGTGTTTCGCCCCGGCATCGGATTCTATACCGGTGCGGAATTGACGTATTGA
- a CDS encoding RNA polymerase sigma factor: protein MQPDGNSAPKFEYSALVRSLGPGLTLLAQQWCAVPEDVVQEAFLKLFHQTPFPDNPRAWMFKVVRRDALNASRSQSRRKRREQISRGERVNWFCDSIEESLDGELVTRALKSQPGPIREILVLRLWNELSFDEIAELAGISPRTASRRYQSGLQAIRSQLNIKLEDFTRG from the coding sequence ATGCAGCCAGACGGGAACTCGGCGCCGAAATTCGAATACTCAGCGTTGGTGCGCAGTTTGGGTCCCGGTTTGACGCTGCTGGCGCAACAATGGTGCGCCGTGCCGGAGGACGTCGTGCAAGAAGCATTCCTCAAACTGTTTCATCAAACACCGTTTCCGGACAATCCACGTGCCTGGATGTTCAAAGTCGTTCGTCGGGATGCCTTGAACGCGTCACGTTCCCAGTCACGCCGAAAAAGACGCGAGCAGATCAGTCGTGGCGAACGCGTCAATTGGTTTTGTGACAGCATCGAAGAATCACTCGATGGCGAATTGGTAACCCGCGCCTTGAAGAGTCAACCGGGTCCGATTCGAGAGATTCTGGTGTTGCGATTGTGGAATGAACTTTCGTTCGACGAAATCGCCGAGCTGGCCGGGATTTCGCCGCGGACGGCCTCGCGTCGCTACCAATCAGGGCTTCAGGCCATTCGATCTCAACTGAACATCAAACTCGAAGATTTCACCAGGGGATAG